Proteins from a genomic interval of Rattus norvegicus strain BN/NHsdMcwi chromosome 2, GRCr8, whole genome shotgun sequence:
- the Sfrp2 gene encoding secreted frizzled-related protein 2 precursor: MLRGPASLLLLVLASHCCLGSARGLFLFGQPDFSYKRSNCKPIPANLQLCHGIEYQNMRLPNLLGHETMKEVLEQAGAWIPLVMKQCHPDTKKFLCSLFAPVCLDDLDETIQPCHSLCVQVKDRCAPVMSAFGFPWPDMLECDRFPQDNDLCIPLASSDHLLPPTEEAPKVCEACKTKNEDDNDIMETLCKNDFALKIKVKEITYINRDTKIILETKSKTIYKLNGVSDRDLKKSVLWLKDSLQCTCEEMNDINAPYLVMGQKQGGELVITSVKRWQKGQREFKRISRSIRKLQC; the protein is encoded by the exons ATGCTGCGGGGCCCTGCCTCGCTGCTTCTGCTAGTCCTCGCCTCGCACTGCTGCCTGGGCTCGGCGCGTGGGCTCTTCCTCTTCGGCCAGCCCGACTTCTCCTACAAGCGCAGCAACTGCAAGCCCATCCCCGCCAACCTGCAGCTGTGCCACGGCATCGAGTACCAGAACATGCGGCTGCCCAACCTGCTGGGCCACGAGACCATGAAGGAGGTGCTGGAGCAAGCGGGCGCCTGGATTCCGCTGGTCATGAAGCAGTGCCACCCGGACACCAAGAAGTTCCTGTGCTCGCTCTTCGCCCCTGTCTGTCTCGACGACCTAGACGAGACCATCCAGCCGTGTCACTCGCTCTGCGTGCAGGTGAAGGACCGTTGTGCCCCGGTCATGTCCGCCTTCGGCTTCCCCTGGCCAGACATGCTGGAGTGCGACCGCTTCCCGCAGGACAACGATCTCTGCATCCCCCTTGCTAGCAGCGACCACCTCCTGCCGCCCACAGAGGAAG CTCCCAAGGTGTGTGAAGCCTGCAAAACTAAGAACGAGGATGACAACGACATAATGGAAACTCTTTGTAAAAATGACTTCG CACTGAAAATCAAAGTGAAGGAGATAACCTACATCAACAGAGACACCAAAATCATCCTGGAGACAAAGAGCAAGACCATTTACAAGCTGAACGGGGTGTCCGATAGGGACCTGAAGAAATCAGTGCTGTGGCTCAAAGACAGCCTGCAGTGCACCTGTGAGGAGATGAACGACATCAACGCTCCCTATCTGGTCATGGGACAGAAACAGGGTGGAGAGCTGGTGATCACCTCCGTGAAACGGTGGCAGAAGGGCCAGAGAGAGTTCAAGCGCATCTCCCGCAGCATCCGCAAGCTGCAATGCTAG